GCTTTTTATTCAAGATATAATTTCAATCTATATTCCGATTTTACTTTTTTCTTAAAAGATAAAGATCACGGAGATGAAATTCAGCAAACCGACGGAAGAAATATTTATGGCGCAGAAGTAAAATACACCAAAAACTTCTCTCTTCCTAATAGTTCATTAAACTGGACTTCCGGAATTGGCCTGAGAAATGATGATATCAATACCTTACAACTGAACCACGTTTACCACAGAGATATGCTGCTTGACAGACTGTCTGATGTGAACGGAACAGAAACCAATCTTCATGCCTATTCAGGTTTGGTTTGGAAAACGGGAAAATGGACGATTAATCCGGCAGTAAGAGTAGATCATTTTATCTTCAATATGCATAACCTGCTAGATCCTGAACAATTGCCTTCCGGACAATCAAAAGAAGCAACAAGAGTAAGTCCCAAACTGAACTTCTCCTATGCTCAGAGTGATAATGTAATGTGGTTCCTGAAAACAGGCATGGGATTCCACTCTAATGATATGAGAGTAGTGGTTACTAATAAAAATGAAAATACGCTGCCTTATTCTATAGGAGCTGATTTCGGAGTAAGATTACACCCATTCAAATCATTAATCATTACGCCTACAGTGTGGTATATGGATCTGCAGCAGGAATTTGTATATGTAGGAGACGATGCTGTGGTAGAACCATCCGGAAAATCAAGACGTTTTGGAGCTGATCTGGGAATTCGTTTTCAGCCGTTGGAAAACTTTTACCTGAATGCAGATATCAATTATTCTCACGCAAGATTTATTGAAGAAGAAAAAGGACAGGACTATATTCCACTAGCACCAGTAGTGACCAGTACAGGATCTGTAAACTGGGATTTCTTAAAAGGATTTTCTTTAGGCCTTCAGTACCGTTATCTTGGTGAAAGACCAGCAGTAGAGGATAATAGTATTAAAACAAAGGCTTATTTTGTCAATGATCTGGTATTATCTTATAACCATCAGAAATGGGGTGCTAATATTCAGGTCAATAACTTGTTCAATGTAAAATGGAATGAAGCTCAGTTTGCTACCGAAACCCAATTAAAAGGTGAAGCTGAACCTATTACAGATCTTACGTATACACCGGGAAGCCCGTTTGGAGTAAGAGTAGGAGTGTATTACAAGTTCTAGAGTTTGAGAGTAAGAGGGTTTGAGAGTCTTAGGGTTAAAGTGCTATTTCAAATTAATTCATTCTCAAATTTTCAAATTCTCCAGGCTCTGCTTTATAAATTTTGTCTAATTTTAATTTATCATAATATCGTAGATGGAAGTATTATCCAATTTTCAATACAAAAAACTTTTTCTACCCAATATCACGGAGAAAATATTAGCCAATAATGCGGATATACAGCTTTATCGGATAGAGAATTACCTAAAAGGGATTCTGATGCCGGTAATTCCATACCGTACAACTTTCAACTTTATTATTTTCGTGACCAACGGACATATTAAACAGTATCTTGAAAATAAAGAATATCATGCCGAAAAAGGCGGAGTAATCTTTATTAAACAGGGAACTATTACAGCTACTGTAGAATTGTCTGATGATATTGAAGGCTTTTTTCTTGCCTACGAAAATAATATCCTTTCCGAACAGGAATTACCCAAGCATAAAAGCAGTATTTTCTTTATGACCCCTTTTCTGAATCTGGACAGTTTAACATATGGAACGATTACCCAGCTTCTCCCTATCATGGAACAGGAACTTTGGCTGAATAGTTTGAATGTAAATGATGTTGTAGTCACTATGCTGCACCTGATTCTGATCAAAATGCTGAGTACAGATTCAGATACCCATCACAAATCTGCCACGCGTCCGATGGAGTTGTCGCTTCAGTTCCGGGATCTTTTATTTAAATATCACGTGGGAGAAAAACGGGTTGCCTTCTATGCTGATAAATTATCCGTAACAGAAAGCTATCTGAATAAATGTGTGAAAAGTGTGACCCAAAAATCACCAAAGCAATGGATCAACGAGATTGATATCAATTACAGTAAGGCATTGCTGCATTCCAGTAAAGATATTGCTGAAATTGCTTACGAGCTGAACTTTCATACCGCGTCCCATTTTACCCAGCTTTTCAAAAAAATTGCAGGGATTACGCCAAAGGAATACAGAATGCAGTTTTTGAGTAATAGAGTTCCGGGGTAGGACAAAGGTTGGAAGCTGGAAGAGTGATGCTGGACGTACTATTAGGCGATATTGTTATTGAAGTTATTCTTAATTGAATTAACTCAGTTTTATGAAATAGGTTTTTAGGATAGGTTGGATGTTGGAAGAGGGATGCTGGAGGTACTATCACACGGTATTATTGTAAATTTTATTTTTAATTAGGATCTATTTTAGATAAAAAGTCAACAATTGATTTTTCAGACTTCAATAACTTCCATCTCCCAACCTCCATCTTCCAGCCTAACAACTCTACAACTTCTCATTCTCCAGAATCTTAATCACTAGCTTTTCTTCCTTCGTTAAGTCTGCCTTTCCATCATTTTCTTCAATGACTTCCAGTTCGTCAAGATATTTTTTGATCGTATTGTTTTCGTAAAGATTGATGACTAAAGGATGAACATAATATTTCCTACACACAGCACTGGTATTCCCCAGGTGTTCAGCAACAATATCCAGTGCTTCCTTTACTTTCTTTTTATATTGAGTATCGTTTTCTGCATACCCGATTTCTCTGAAAGCGATCAAAGCATTTACCGTGCCTGACCAGGTTCTGAAATCCTTGGCTGTAAAATCATCACCACTTATTTCTTTGATATAGTCATTCACCATCCCGGAATCTATAGAATGTCGGTTTCCTTCATCATCCAGATATTGGAAAAGTTCTTTGCCGGGAATGTCCTTACATTTTTGTACCAGTTTTGCCAATCTTTTACTTCTGAGATCTACATGGTGCATAATGCTCTTTTTTCCTTTAAATGAAAAAGTTATTTTTTGACCTTTGATTTCAACATGTTTATCCTTTAAAGTAGTCAGCCCAAATGAACCGTACAGTTTTTCATAGACGTTATTACCAATACGAATATTGGTTCTCTGCATGAGACTTACAATCAGGGCAAGTATTTTCCGCTTTTCAAAATTTCTTAAGGCAAGATCTTGTTCAATATGAAGCCTGATGCCTGGTAAAGCATAGCCGAACTGAAGCATTCTGTAGAATTTTGTGTGATTTCTTAAAGCGCTCCATAAAGAATGATAGCGGTATTGCTTTCTTTTTTTAACATCAAAACCTGTTGCCTGAAGATGGCCATTTTCTAAAGCGCAAATCCAAACATTTTCCCAAGCAGGAGGAATAACCAGCTTATTAATTCTGGTGATTTCGTTCTTATCCCGGATCTTTTCTCCATCCTTATAATAAGAATACTTTTTTCCAGCTTTCTTACGGGTAATTCCGGTGGTTTCTGCATCGGTGGTATAAATAAGATGTACCGCCTTTGCAG
This is a stretch of genomic DNA from Chryseobacterium tructae. It encodes these proteins:
- a CDS encoding helix-turn-helix domain-containing protein; amino-acid sequence: MEVLSNFQYKKLFLPNITEKILANNADIQLYRIENYLKGILMPVIPYRTTFNFIIFVTNGHIKQYLENKEYHAEKGGVIFIKQGTITATVELSDDIEGFFLAYENNILSEQELPKHKSSIFFMTPFLNLDSLTYGTITQLLPIMEQELWLNSLNVNDVVVTMLHLILIKMLSTDSDTHHKSATRPMELSLQFRDLLFKYHVGEKRVAFYADKLSVTESYLNKCVKSVTQKSPKQWINEIDINYSKALLHSSKDIAEIAYELNFHTASHFTQLFKKIAGITPKEYRMQFLSNRVPG
- a CDS encoding TonB-dependent receptor codes for the protein MKITKIAAAFLVMAFGGKMMAQEAEKQLQIKDAEDKFPIVDVLVKYDHGNSHTHTGTDGTFAIPVKSLPDTLVISRQGYDEVKWVVTNDDDKNKVIFLQHKPFQISEVAINHSSFLSAITKVDLNKFPVNSAQDLLRKVPGLFIAQHAGGGKAEQLFLRGFDADHGTDVSVNVDGMPVNIVSHAHGQGYSDLHFVIPETVNNIDFGKGAYYMDRGDFNTAGYVDFQTYNGLKNSMIKLEGGSFNSKRVLGMFNILHDDLGRKNAYIAAEYNYTDGPFDVKQNFNRVNIFGKYNQWITDNDYFNIQFSTFNSSWNASGQIPERAVDEGIIGRWGSIDPTEGGKTSRTNLQMNFKHIISPSEQIDAMAFYSRYNFNLYSDFTFFLKDKDHGDEIQQTDGRNIYGAEVKYTKNFSLPNSSLNWTSGIGLRNDDINTLQLNHVYHRDMLLDRLSDVNGTETNLHAYSGLVWKTGKWTINPAVRVDHFIFNMHNLLDPEQLPSGQSKEATRVSPKLNFSYAQSDNVMWFLKTGMGFHSNDMRVVVTNKNENTLPYSIGADFGVRLHPFKSLIITPTVWYMDLQQEFVYVGDDAVVEPSGKSRRFGADLGIRFQPLENFYLNADINYSHARFIEEEKGQDYIPLAPVVTSTGSVNWDFLKGFSLGLQYRYLGERPAVEDNSIKTKAYFVNDLVLSYNHQKWGANIQVNNLFNVKWNEAQFATETQLKGEAEPITDLTYTPGSPFGVRVGVYYKF
- a CDS encoding DNA topoisomerase IB, with product MEEKNTDLEIISHLKPSKIVKIMKDPEASAKAVHLIYTTDAETTGITRKKAGKKYSYYKDGEKIRDKNEITRINKLVIPPAWENVWICALENGHLQATGFDVKKRKQYRYHSLWSALRNHTKFYRMLQFGYALPGIRLHIEQDLALRNFEKRKILALIVSLMQRTNIRIGNNVYEKLYGSFGLTTLKDKHVEIKGQKITFSFKGKKSIMHHVDLRSKRLAKLVQKCKDIPGKELFQYLDDEGNRHSIDSGMVNDYIKEISGDDFTAKDFRTWSGTVNALIAFREIGYAENDTQYKKKVKEALDIVAEHLGNTSAVCRKYYVHPLVINLYENNTIKKYLDELEVIEENDGKADLTKEEKLVIKILENEKL